Proteins from a genomic interval of Paraconexibacter algicola:
- the rpsO gene encoding 30S ribosomal protein S15: protein MSTLTPERKQQIVEQFGANPQDTGNTRVQVALLTERINLLTEHLRTHKHDHHSRRGLLMLVGQRRNLLNYLEKKNLEGYRALIKELGLRK from the coding sequence ATGAGCACCCTGACCCCCGAGCGCAAGCAGCAGATCGTCGAGCAGTTCGGCGCGAACCCGCAGGACACGGGCAACACCCGCGTCCAGGTCGCGCTGCTGACGGAGCGCATCAACCTCCTCACGGAGCATCTGCGCACCCACAAGCACGATCACCACTCGCGCCGCGGGCTCCTCATGCTCGTCGGTCAGCGCCGCAACCTCCTGAACTACCTCGAGAAGAAGAACCTCGAGGGGTACCGCGCGCTCATCAAGGAGCTCGGCCTGCGCAAGTAG
- a CDS encoding redoxin domain-containing protein, which yields MSIIAPGTPVPAFTLKRGDGGDFTNADLEGKTTVLVFYPFAFSPVCNDQFQVYEEVLDEFTAKGATLYGVSTDATWSQGAFKEKLGVSIEMLSDFEPKGETAKKLGAYFEPAGMTNRALVVIGPDGVVAWSHLADSPGDLPGANLIFDGLDAVSA from the coding sequence GTGTCCATCATCGCACCCGGAACCCCGGTCCCCGCGTTCACGCTCAAGCGTGGCGACGGCGGCGACTTCACGAACGCCGACCTCGAGGGGAAGACGACCGTCCTGGTCTTCTACCCGTTCGCCTTCAGCCCGGTCTGCAACGACCAGTTCCAGGTCTACGAGGAGGTCCTGGACGAGTTCACCGCCAAGGGCGCGACGCTCTACGGGGTCTCGACCGACGCGACGTGGTCGCAGGGCGCCTTCAAGGAGAAGCTCGGCGTCAGCATCGAGATGCTGTCGGACTTCGAGCCCAAGGGCGAGACGGCGAAGAAGCTCGGCGCCTACTTCGAGCCCGCCGGCATGACGAACCGCGCGCTCGTCGTGATCGGCCCGGACGGCGTGGTGGCCTGGTCGCACCTGGCCGACTCCCCGGGCGACCTGCCCGGCGCGAACCTCATCTTCGACGGCCTCGACGCCGTCTCCGCCTAG
- a CDS encoding SRPBCC family protein: MRIHTLQRRQVLDGTPAEVFPFFADATNLEAITPPLLRFRVITPAPIEMAVGTLIEYRLRIHGLPIRWQTLIQRWDADARTPSFVDTQLRGPYALWHHTHTFEPVGDDRTEMTDTVRYAIGFGPLGDLAHTLFVRRDVEAIFEHRARVTPALVAADIARRAAVPASA; encoded by the coding sequence ATGCGCATCCACACCCTGCAGCGGCGCCAGGTGCTCGACGGGACCCCGGCGGAGGTCTTCCCGTTCTTCGCCGACGCCACGAACCTCGAGGCGATCACCCCGCCGCTGCTGCGGTTCCGGGTCATCACGCCCGCCCCGATCGAGATGGCCGTCGGCACCCTGATCGAGTACCGGCTGCGCATCCACGGCCTGCCGATCCGCTGGCAGACGCTGATCCAGCGCTGGGACGCCGACGCGCGCACGCCCTCGTTCGTCGACACGCAGCTGCGCGGGCCGTACGCGCTGTGGCACCACACCCACACCTTCGAGCCGGTCGGGGACGACCGCACCGAGATGACCGACACGGTCCGCTACGCGATCGGGTTCGGTCCGCTCGGGGACCTCGCGCACACGCTGTTCGTGCGCCGCGACGTCGAGGCGATCTTCGAGCACCGCGCGCGCGTCACCCCGGCGCTGGTCGCGGCGGACATCGCCCGCCGCGCCGCGGTCCCGGCCTCGGCCTAG
- a CDS encoding DsbA family protein, which translates to MTDLRSAPAPGPREDDHVRGPADAPLVIAYADFSCPRCAVAWERLREGEIRLVFRHFALRTKHPRAVPLALAAEAAACQGRFWELHDRLYADQGRQDDPHLWAHVQDLGLDLDRFEADRRSDAVAARVRAHVTEALRAGVTATPTLVVDGTLHPGAPERAWLRTLRRPTDYT; encoded by the coding sequence ATGACGGACCTGCGCAGCGCTCCCGCCCCGGGGCCGCGGGAGGACGACCACGTCCGGGGGCCCGCCGACGCACCGCTGGTGATCGCCTACGCCGACTTCTCCTGCCCGCGCTGCGCGGTCGCCTGGGAGCGGCTGCGGGAGGGGGAGATCCGGCTCGTGTTCCGCCACTTCGCGCTGCGCACGAAGCACCCGCGCGCCGTCCCGCTGGCGCTCGCCGCGGAGGCGGCGGCCTGCCAGGGCCGCTTCTGGGAGCTGCACGACCGCCTGTACGCCGACCAGGGCCGCCAGGACGACCCGCACCTGTGGGCGCACGTGCAGGACCTCGGGCTCGACCTCGACCGCTTCGAGGCCGACCGCCGCTCCGACGCGGTGGCCGCCCGCGTCCGCGCGCACGTCACCGAGGCGCTGCGCGCGGGCGTGACCGCGACCCCGACGCTCGTGGTCGACGGCACGCTGCATCCCGGTGCTCCGGAACGCGCGTGGTTGCGCACGTTGCGCCGCCCGACCGACTACACTTAA